The Pseudomonadota bacterium genomic interval GGAGATGGAGGTGCGCAACCCCGACGGCGAGACGATCTACGAGCTCCGGGCGGCCAACGAGCTCATGGATCAGGGGCGAACGCCACATAGCCGAAACGGTTGGGAACATGGAAATCACCAACCAATGGCGGTGACCAGCCCGTCGCTAGCTGGGTGTCCCCCCGCTGTCTGTCCATCACGAAAAAGTTCGCGCGCCAACGCCGTCCGTGGGTGCCTGCGATGCTCGGTGGTCCCTTTTCTCCCAGGCTTGCCCACGGCAGCGCGATTTCTACGGTGTAGCCCTGATCGGAAGTCTCGTCGTCAAGCCTGCCACGCAAGCCCACGGCGGCCTCGGCTCGACTGCTCCATTGCACGTGTCCGAAGGGCTTCGGTTGGCGCGGAGAGTCGTAGCGCGTGTCGAAGACGGTCCCTGCAGGGGAAACCTGGATCTCGAAATAGTCGCGTCCATCCCCGTCGGGATCCAGCATGATCTCGACCGTATCGTGCTTCCACAGGTGATCATCGTGCTTGTCGAGCGGAGCAAACAGATACGTGTCGGAAACGTCGAATGCGACGTAGAGCGCACTGTCATCGTAGAGCATCCGAACCGTTGCCCCGATCTGCGATCTGTTCCCGCTCACGGTGTGGACGAACCTGGCGCTCGGCACGGCTTCGTGCCAGCCCTTTTCGTCCAGCTTGCCGTCGATCGTAGGCTTGTGCGAGGTGCGGAGGGCGCTTAGGTCGGGTAATCCCGTGCTTGCCTTGGCTGGCGTGGCGGGCTGTACGGGCAGCGACAACACCAGCGCCCGGTGCTCTCCGTCGGTGTCGCCCTTGCTTACATGAAGGCGGTGCGGCCCATTCCAGAAACCCAGATAGAATCTCGCGTGTGTGTGGTTCCATTCTTTCGGTATCGTCAGCTCTTGTGCGTCCGTGATGTACTGGCCAGGCTTCCAGCGACTTGGAGGATAGAGCCTCCGAATGGGTCCGGTTCTATCCGCATTGAGTCGAGTTTGGTCAGTCGTGTCAGCCACGTGGGTGAATTGCGCCCATCCGGCTTCAAGCTCCTGGTCGGCGCGCCAGTACCACGTGAGCTTGATCAGCTTTCCGGCCTTGGCTTCGCTCGGGGTCATATCGTAGCCGAGAAGTGCGATCTTGTTCTCGAATACCACGTCAAGCGGGCGCTCCGGCTGCGGGGCGTTCCTGCTCACGAGCTGACGCAGCTGAGCCCGTGCCGCGGGGGAGGGTCCCTTGGATCGTTCGACGCACCCCACCGCGAAGCTCGCGCTGAGCGTCCCGACCAGTGCATGTAACAAGATACCAGCAATCGGGCATGCTCGCTCGCAGGGTCCGTACCTTAGACTCTCAACTATCAACATGCTGCTGTAATCCCTGCAGTGCTATCGGCGCGATCTTTTGCGAGCCTTCTTCTGGAGCTTACGCAGGTTTTTCTTCTTGTTACGGTTGTCGCTCCGGCTTCGTGCTTGCGCCGCTTTGGTTCCGGGTTTGCCGTCACCCACGACCGCTGCCTCGAGCAGCGAGTCCGCCAGGTTGGACATCATCGGATTGCCCTCGAAACCGCCGGTACGCACCACGTCACGCAGCTTCTGAGCAGCCGCCATTTGTTTCATGCCGGGTATCTTCTGCAGCATGCCGGCCTGTTGCCCGATGTCGTTCATCATCTTGCGCATGAACGCGAAGCGCTGCAGCAGCTCGGCAACATCCTTGGGATCGCGCCCGCAACCAACCGCCACGCGCTTCAGGCGCGTCGGCTGTGCCTGGAACAGGTCGGGGTCGGCGCGCTCGCGCCTGGTCATGGAGTTGACGATGGAACGAATACGCTGAAGCTCCTTGTCGTCAACCTGAAAGTTCTCGGGAACGCTTTCGGAAAAGAAGGGGATCTTCTCGAGCAGCCCTTGCAACGGACCCATCTGTTGGATCATCGTGATCTGCTCAAGGAAGTCCTCCAGGTTGAACCTGCCCTTGAGCATGCGCTGGGCGTCTTGCTCGGCCTTGTCCTGATCGACGACCTGCTCGAAGTCCTTCATGAGGCCTACGACGTCGCCGAAGCCGAGGATGCGACTGGCGATTCCCTCGGGACGGAACTCCTCGAGACGGTCGAGGTCTTCGCCTACCCCTGCGAATCGAACGGGCGCGCCCGTCACCTCACGCACCGACAGGGCGGCCCCTCCACGCGCGTCACCGTCGAGCTTGGTGAGCACAATGCCCGTCAGCTCGATGCGTTCGTGGAAACCAGCGGCCGTCTTGACGGCGTCCTGGCCTATCATGGCGTCTACGACCAGAAACACGTTTTGTGGCCGCGCGCGCAGACGGACCTCGGCGAGCTCTTGCATAAGCGGCTCGTCAATGGCCAGGCGTCCTGCCGTGTCGTAGATGATGGTGTCGCGTTTCAGTTTGCGGGCGTGCGGTGCAGCCTGCACGCAGACTTCGACCGGCGCCGCGTCCGGGATCGTGAACACAGGGACGTCGATGCGCTCGCCGAGGACCTGCAATTGCTCTACCGCACCAGGGCGCTGCAGATCCGCTGCTACCAGGAGCACTCTACGTCCTTGCTCCTCGGCGAAACGGGCCAGCTTGGCTGCTGTCGTGGTCTTACCCGAGCCCTGCAATCCGACGACCATGATGCCGGTCGTGGCAGGACGCTTGGCCCACTCGATCGGTGGGCCCTCCGTCGCCATGAGCGCTTCCAACTCGTCCTGGCAGATCTTTATGAACTGCTCGCTGGGGCCGATGCGCACCTTCTTGCCGCGAACCTGGGCGCGCGTCGCGATCACTTCGCCCACGGCCTTTTCTTTGACTCGGGCGAGGAACCGCTTCGTGACGCCGAGCTCGACGTCGGCCTCGAGCAACGATAGACGTACGTCGCGCAAGGCCTGTTCGAGGTTCTGTTCGTTCAGCTCCTGCAGGCCCGCAAGACGTTGCTTGGCGTTGCGGAATCCTTTGCTCAGGGCCTCAAACATCTGTCAAACGTCGGGTCAAGGCGGCCTCGGCCGGCAGGGATTTCCCGAGCCGGGCCTTTGTTTTGGGGCCCCCCAGAGAGCGCCGCACGGCGCTCTAGCATGTAGGCACCGAGTCATGCAAGTTGGCAAGGAGCCGGCCGGAGCCGGCCCGCGTTTGCAGGTTGCGCCCGTGCCGGGGCGCTCGGTTTTGAACGGGCCCGGAGATCTGTAGAATCGTGCCCGCCCATGAGCACAGCAGCCACAGGCCAGACAGCGCTTCCAGCGTGTGGCGATCCGGACACGCTTTATCTGGTGGATATCAGCGGTTACGTGTTTCGCGCCTATCATGCACTGCCGATGTTGACCACGGCGAGGGGGTTGCCGACCAATGCCCTGTACGGCGTCGCGACGATGCTGCTGAAGCTTGTGCAAGATCAGCGGCCGCGCAAGCTCGCGGTGGCAATGGACTGTCAGGGCCCGTCGTTTCGCAAGAACCTGTTCGGTGCGTACAAAGTGAACCGCCCGCCGGCACCACCCGAGCTAAAGGAGCAAATGGGTCGGGTCCGCGAGCTCGCGAGCAGCCTTTCCATGGCCGTTTTCGAGCGAGAAGAGGCGGAGGCCGACGATGTGATAGCTGCGCTGGTTCGCCAGGCGCTGGCTCAGGGCACGCCGGTGGTGATCGTCA includes:
- a CDS encoding carbohydrate-binding family 9-like protein, with protein sequence MSRNAPQPERPLDVVFENKIALLGYDMTPSEAKAGKLIKLTWYWRADQELEAGWAQFTHVADTTDQTRLNADRTGPIRRLYPPSRWKPGQYITDAQELTIPKEWNHTHARFYLGFWNGPHRLHVSKGDTDGEHRALVLSLPVQPATPAKASTGLPDLSALRTSHKPTIDGKLDEKGWHEAVPSARFVHTVSGNRSQIGATVRMLYDDSALYVAFDVSDTYLFAPLDKHDDHLWKHDTVEIMLDPDGDGRDYFEIQVSPAGTVFDTRYDSPRQPKPFGHVQWSSRAEAAVGLRGRLDDETSDQGYTVEIALPWASLGEKGPPSIAGTHGRRWRANFFVMDRQRGDTQLATGWSPPLVGDFHVPNRFGYVAFAPDP
- the ffh gene encoding signal recognition particle protein, whose translation is MFEALSKGFRNAKQRLAGLQELNEQNLEQALRDVRLSLLEADVELGVTKRFLARVKEKAVGEVIATRAQVRGKKVRIGPSEQFIKICQDELEALMATEGPPIEWAKRPATTGIMVVGLQGSGKTTTAAKLARFAEEQGRRVLLVAADLQRPGAVEQLQVLGERIDVPVFTIPDAAPVEVCVQAAPHARKLKRDTIIYDTAGRLAIDEPLMQELAEVRLRARPQNVFLVVDAMIGQDAVKTAAGFHERIELTGIVLTKLDGDARGGAALSVREVTGAPVRFAGVGEDLDRLEEFRPEGIASRILGFGDVVGLMKDFEQVVDQDKAEQDAQRMLKGRFNLEDFLEQITMIQQMGPLQGLLEKIPFFSESVPENFQVDDKELQRIRSIVNSMTRRERADPDLFQAQPTRLKRVAVGCGRDPKDVAELLQRFAFMRKMMNDIGQQAGMLQKIPGMKQMAAAQKLRDVVRTGGFEGNPMMSNLADSLLEAAVVGDGKPGTKAAQARSRSDNRNKKKNLRKLQKKARKRSRR
- a CDS encoding DNA polymerase I codes for the protein MSTAATGQTALPACGDPDTLYLVDISGYVFRAYHALPMLTTARGLPTNALYGVATMLLKLVQDQRPRKLAVAMDCQGPSFRKNLFGAYKVNRPPAPPELKEQMGRVRELASSLSMAVFEREEAEADDVIAALVRQALAQGTPVVIVSADKDLMQLVGDQVLLFDSMRGRVYGPREVEAKLGVPPVQVRDLLALMGDSSDNVPGVPSVGPKTAVALLAEYGTLDGIYAKLDQVKRQGLRTKLEQHKAQAYLSRDLVTL